One window of the Rhipicephalus sanguineus isolate Rsan-2018 chromosome 2, BIME_Rsan_1.4, whole genome shotgun sequence genome contains the following:
- the LOC119383029 gene encoding intracellular coagulation inhibitor 2, producing MYRLLCLVANVVVIATAADPEPEDRWKLARANNFLGLNLLKALPSNANTNVFFSPFSVSAALGMAYIGARGDTLEQLTLNFGYTADELNELKILALFKEQLEAARDLPHEYTLDIANAAVAQEGYGVLPNYTQALMSAFGAEYLEADFSKKGQEAIDKINKWVSEKTHGKVHSLFEEPPDFSTRLILLNAVYYKGTWLYEFNKLRTKPRSFYNGGVTKVLIPMMKMKSTLNHTFDATLNADVVDLPYVGNDISMTILLPSERNGIEHLKSALTTQNLNKAIARMYPKDMKLKLPKFKLDTKYTLKPTLEALGIKKIFSADADLSGISGAKNLYVSDVLHKAVLEVNEEGSEAAAVTGFVIQLRTAAFVTPPPLPKVYVDHPFIFLIRNVNTNTIMFLGEVNAL from the coding sequence ATGTATCGCCTGCTTTGCCTGGTTGCTAACGTCGTCGTGATAGCGACGGCAGCCGATCCCGAGCCCGAGGATCGGTGGAAACTAGCCCGCGCCAACAACTTCCTTGGCCTGAACTTACTCAAGGCCCTGCCGAGCAACGCAAACACGAACGTGTTCTTCTCGCCGTTCAGCGTGTCGGCGGCCTTAGGAATGGCCTACATCGGTGCCCGAGGTGATACACTGGAACAGCTTACGCTTAACTTCGGCTACACCGCTGACGAACTCAACGAACTGAAGATCCTGGCACTATTCAAGGAGCAGCTAGAAGCGGCGCGCGACCTGCCTCACGAGTACACGCTAGACATCGCCAACGCAGCTGTTGCTCAGGAAGGCTACGGTGTCCTGCCAAACTACACGCAGGCTCTGATGAGCGCATTTGGAGCCGAATATCTCGAGGCCGACTTCAGCAAGAAGGGGCAAGAGGCCATCGACAAGATCAACAAGTGGGTCAGCGAAAAGACGCACGGGAAAGTTCACAGTCTCTTTGAAGAGCCGCCGGACTTCTCCACGCGGTTGATCCTGCTCAACGCCGTCTACTATAAGGGTACTTGGCTCTACGAGTTCAACAAGCTGAGAACCAAGCCGCGCTCCTTCTACAACGGTGGTGTCACAAAGGTCCTGATACCGATGATGAAGATGAAGTCCACGCTGAACCACACGTTTGACGCAACGCTGAACGCTGACGTCGTCGACCTGCCATACGTCGGCAACGACATCTCCATGACCATCCTGCTTCCCAGTGAGCGCAACGGCATCGAGCACCTCAAGTCGGCCCTCACCACGCAGAACCTGAACAAGGCCATTGCCAGGATGTACCCGAAAGACATGAAGCTCAAGCTGCCAAAGTTCAAGCTCGACACCAAGTACACGCTCAAGCCAACACTCGAGGCACTGGGCATCAAAAAGATATTCTCCGCGGACGCAGACCTCTCCGGTATCAGCGGCGCCAAAAATCTCTACGTCTCGGATGTGTTGCACAAGGCCGTACTGGAGGTGAACGAAGAAGGCAGCGAGGCCGCGGCCGTGACCGGGTTTGTGATCCAGCTACGCACAGCGGCGTTCGTCACGCCACCGCCGTTGCCGAAGGTGTACGTCGACCATCCGTTCATCTTCCTCATCCGAAACGTCAACACCAACACTATCATGTTCCTGGGCGAGGTCAACGCTCTCTAA